The nucleotide sequence CCGATGACGTCGACCCGGCCGGGGTGCATGTACGGCAGGGCCGCCCGCTGCTCCCGCGGCATCGACAGGAGCTCGGCGCACGACGCGCGGTGGGTCGCGAGCGGCACCTCGGCCAGGTGGATGGCGTCGCGGTCGTACCCGCCGAGACCGAGCGCGTGGGCCGTGACGGTCGTGATGGAGCCGGCGAGCCCGACGACGGCGGCGAGCCCTCGCAGGTCGACGGCCTCCTCGGCCAGGTCGAGCGCGGCGCGCACGTCGTGGCGGGCGGCCTCGGCCTGCTCGGCGCTCGGGGGGTCACCGGCGAGGTGGCGCTCGGTCATCCGGACGCAGCCGATGTCGACGGAGCGGCCGGCCTCGACGTCGTCGGTGCCGCGGACGAGCTCGGTCGAGCCCCCGCCGAGGTCGACGACGAGGTAGGGCCCCGGCACGCCGAGCCGACGCAGGTCGCCGGTGGCGCCGGTGAAGGACAGGCGCGCCTCGACCTCGCCCGCGACCACCTCGGGCGCGACGTCGAGGTCGCCGAAGGCCTCACGCACCCCGGCGACGAAGTCGTCGGCGTTGCGGGCGT is from Arthrobacter sp. NEB 688 and encodes:
- a CDS encoding Ppx/GppA phosphatase family protein, giving the protein MTRRVAAVDCGTNSIRLLVADVGEDGLLTDVVRRMEVVRLGQGIDRTGVIAPEAMERTLTAAAGYAATCRELGAQRVRFVATSASRDARNADDFVAGVREAFGDLDVAPEVVAGEVEARLSFTGATGDLRRLGVPGPYLVVDLGGGSTELVRGTDDVEAGRSVDIGCVRMTERHLAGDPPSAEQAEAARHDVRAALDLAEEAVDLRGLAAVVGLAGSITTVTAHALGLGGYDRDAIHLAEVPLATHRASCAELLSMPREQRAALPYMHPGRVDVIGAGALVWDEVLGRVADRSPGVRVVTSEHDILDGIALSVADA